In Microbacterium sp. ABRD28, the genomic stretch CGTGTCGCCGACGAGGTGCCCTCGTGAGCGCCGGGACGACGTCGCAGGGCTTCGCCGCCGGGTTCGGCGAGAGCCCTGAGGTCGCGATCGACGACGTGCCGGTTCGCGGCATCCTTCCCGACTGGTTGGAAGGGTCGCTCCTGCGCAACGGCCCCGGGTCGTTCCAGGTGGGTGAGCGGCGCTACCGGCACTGGTTCGACGGTCTGGCGATGCTCCACCGGTTCACCGTTTCGAGCGGCCGGGTGTCGTATCAGAACCGGTTCCTCGAGACCGAGGCCTACCGCGCGGCGCGCGACGAGGGGCGCATCGCCTTCCCCGAGTTCGCCACCGACCCGTGCCGGTCGCTCTTCGCCCGCGCGATGGCGGTGTTCGACCCCCAGCCCACCGACAGCGCGAAGGTCAACATCGCCAAGGTGGCCGAGAAGTTCCTCGCCCTGGCAGAGACGCCGATCCAGGTCGAGTTCGACCCGGTGACCCTCAAGACCGTCGGGGTGACAGGGTGGGACACGTCGAATTTCGGACGGATGACGACGGTGCACCCTCAGCTGGATGACGCGCGGGGCGAGGCGATCAACCTCGTCACGCGCTTCAACGCCTCGAGCCAGTACGTCTTCCGCCATCTCGACACCGCCACCCCCGGGGCGACCCCCACGACGCTCGCGCGTCGGCGGGTGGGCGAACCCGGCTACATCCACTCCTTCGGCATGTCGGAGCGCTACCTCGTGCTCGCGGAGTTCCCCCTCGTGGTGAACCCCGTCTCGCTCCTGCTGTGGCTGAAGCCGTACATCGAGAACTTCCGGTGGAAGCCCGAGCGCGGGACGAAGTTCCACATCTTCGACCGGCAGACCGGCGCACACGTGAAGACCGTCACCTCGCCGGCCTTCTTCGCCTTCCACCACGTCAACGCCTACGACGACGGCGACGATGTGGTGGTCGACCTCGTCGGCTACGACGACGCGTCGGTGATCGAGGCGTTCTACCTCCATCGGCTCGAAGAGCCCGACGCGCGGATTCCT encodes the following:
- a CDS encoding carotenoid oxygenase family protein; its protein translation is MSAGTTSQGFAAGFGESPEVAIDDVPVRGILPDWLEGSLLRNGPGSFQVGERRYRHWFDGLAMLHRFTVSSGRVSYQNRFLETEAYRAARDEGRIAFPEFATDPCRSLFARAMAVFDPQPTDSAKVNIAKVAEKFLALAETPIQVEFDPVTLKTVGVTGWDTSNFGRMTTVHPQLDDARGEAINLVTRFNASSQYVFRHLDTATPGATPTTLARRRVGEPGYIHSFGMSERYLVLAEFPLVVNPVSLLLWLKPYIENFRWKPERGTKFHIFDRQTGAHVKTVTSPAFFAFHHVNAYDDGDDVVVDLVGYDDASVIEAFYLHRLEEPDARIPPGTLRRFRLPLRGGGKTVTGEQISPTPIELPSLDYARMNTRPDHRYVYGVSLGDEPGFYDRLVKIDNVSRTTTTWRAEACYPGEGVFVGRPGREAEDDGVVLSVVLDAAAETSFLLVLDAASFTETARAELPHAVLHGYHGQFYGEVRPT